The following proteins are encoded in a genomic region of Hyla sarda isolate aHylSar1 chromosome 3, aHylSar1.hap1, whole genome shotgun sequence:
- the LOC130361045 gene encoding trace amine-associated receptor 3-like yields MQYENVSLSCPNNRPFVVRLGMYMFLTVSITITIFGNLGIIISISHFKELHSPTNFLILSMAATDFSLGLIIMPYSMVRSVERCWLFGKLFCKIHYSFDLMLSVISIFHLCCIAIDRFYAVCDPLRYPIKITMAVIRKMVFLCWSLPAIFAFGVVITNSHVSGITGYEMLVKCFDFCPITFNKLWSLVMFFTCFFIPGSVMVGIYVKIFIVSQRHAKIVKRTANKTETTTQISKQKDRKAAKTLGIVMGVFIACWLPVFITILVDPFLNFSTPEILFDALNWLGYINSTCNPLIYGFFYPWFRKALRYIIFGKIFETDSCLATLS; encoded by the coding sequence ATGCAATATGAAAATGTTTCACTTTCTTGTCCCAATAATAGACCTTTTGTTGTACGTCTTGGAATGTACATGTTCCTTACTGTCTCAATTACTATCACCATTTTCGGTAATCTGGGTATCATCATTTCCATCAGTCATTTTAAggaacttcattccccaaccaaTTTTCTCATTCTTTCAATGGCTGCCACAGATTTCTCACTTGGCCTTATAATAATGCCTTACAGTATGGTACGATCTGTGGAAAGATGCTGGCTTTTTGGAAAACTATTTTGCAAAATCCATTACAGTTTTGATTTAATGCTAAGTGTAATTTCTATTTTCCATCTCTGCTGCATTGCCATCGATAGGTTTTATGCGGTCTGTGATCCTCTGCGTTACCCCATTAAAATAACAATGGCTGTTATAAGGAAAATGGTCTTCCTTTGCTGGTCTTTACCAGCTATATTTGCATTTGGTGTTGTCATAACCAACTCACATGTATCTGGAATTACTGGATATGAGATGTTAGTTAAATGTTTTGATTTTTGTCCAATCACATTCAACAAATTGTGGTCATTGGTTATGTTtttcacatgtttttttattCCCGGTTCAGTTATGGTTGGAATTTATGTGAAAATATTTATAGTATCTCAAAGGCATGCAAAGATTGTGAAACGCACAGCAAACAAGACAGAAACCACCACTCAAATTTCCAAGCAAAAAGACAGAAAGGCTGCAAAGACATTGGGCATTGTGATGGGGGTTTTCATTGCGTGTTGGTTACCTGTCTTTATAACTATTTTGGTAGACCCATTTCTCAACTTTTCTACTCCTGAAATCCTATTTGATGCTCTCAACTGGCTTGGATATATTAATTCAACATGTAATCCATTAATATATGGATTTTTCTATCCATGGTTTCGAAAAGCATTACGATATATTATTTTTGGTAAAATATTTGAAACTGATTCTTGTCTAGCAACATTAtcgtaa
- the LOC130361046 gene encoding trace amine-associated receptor 4-like: MYTVIYGAIILTIVGNLMVIISVSHFRQLHTPTNFLILSLATTDFLLGLTVMPYSMMRTITACWYYGDLFCKLHSCIDMTLCTTSIFHLFFIAVDRYYAICHPLHYSRKITIPVIEVYIFVSWSLPCLYSFGLVLSNGNMEGLEKQETLVPCVGSCSLAFNKIWAVITSMLCFFIPGTLMIGLYMHIFSVAKKQVKLINTIPNSVNQKKSRKGKTLVNAENKAARTLSLVMGVFILCWLPFFILTVTDPYVSFSISDDIYNTVLWLGYFNSALNPIIYGLFYPWFKKSFFLILTGKILQLGSASFNILNTM, from the coding sequence ATGTACACTGTCATTTATGGAGCTATTATTCTTACAATTGTGGGAAATCTCATGGTGATCATTTCAGTTTCTCACTTCCGGCAGCTTCACACACCAACAAACTTTCTCATTTTGTCATTGGCCACAACAGATTTCCTCCTTGGACTCACGGTTATGCCATACAGTATGATGAGGACCATCACTGCATGCTGGTATTATGGAGACTTGTTTTGTAAACTACACAGCTGTATTGACATGACATTGTGCACTACCTCTATATTTCACCTATTCTTTATAGCTGTTGACCGTTACTATGCAATATGTCATCCTCTTCATTACAGCAGGAAAATAACAATTCCAGTCATAGAGGTTTATATATTTGTCAGCTGGTCTCTTCCGTGTCTATATTCATTTGGCCTTGTTCTATCAAATGGAAACATGGAAGGTTTAGAGAAGCAGGAGACACTTGTTCCGTGTGTGGGGTCTTGTTCTCTTGCGTTCAACAAAATCTGGGCTGTTATCACGTCAATGCTATGCTTCTTTATTCCGGGAACCCTCATGATTGGATTGTACATGCACATTTTCTCTGTTGCTAAGAAACAAGTGAAGTTGATAAATACTATTCCCAATTCTGTAAATCAGAAGAAAAGCAGAAAAGGGAAAACTCTTGTAAATGCTGAAAACAAAGCAGCTAGAACACTGAGTCTGGTTATGGGGGTTTTTATTTTGTGCTGGTTGCCATTTTTTATTCTTACTGTAACTGATCCATATGTTAGTTTTTCAATAtctgatgatatatacaatacagttctATGGCTTGGTTATTTTAATTCTGCATTGAATCCTATTATATATGGCTTATTTTACCCTTGGTTTaaaaaatctttctttttaataCTTACTGGAAAAATATTACAGTTAGGTTCAGCTTCTTTCAATATACTGAATACTATGTAA